In one window of Mytilus galloprovincialis chromosome 6, xbMytGall1.hap1.1, whole genome shotgun sequence DNA:
- the LOC143081012 gene encoding uncharacterized protein LOC143081012 produces the protein MVLPTCLKRRHSLKGVRLVAAIKRIRGGQPQGLKEFARFQKDNKLDNLSMDDLRQQVLDLTGAELQDLLQFANKDNTVEEARWATHCLILYANEYGQPSGQDLTQSQDQTPTTSANPVNVQMSGDIVQSSGDNNNNGTNKRKRDDLEDRIANLENTTKEEVVKNLKEKNSNTLGSLNSFNIHVPEWEMESGFNPEKVQVRQEPAWVTLGGETPSLTTHVPSAEEVLNGACGVHFDNK, from the exons atGGTTTTACCCACGTGTTTGAAACGGAGGCACTCATTAAAAGGGGTACGGTTAGTGGCAGCTATTAAGAGAATAAGAGGAGGACAACCACAGGGCTTAAAGGAGTTTGCCCGTTTTCAAAAGGACAACAAATTGGATAATTTATCCATGGATGATCTGAGGCAACAG GTTCTGGATTTAACTGGTGCAGAACTACAAGATTTACTTCAATTTGCCAATAAAGATAATACAGTTGAAGAAGCCAGGTGGGCCACACATTGTTTGATACTGTATGCAAATGAATATGGGCAACCTAGTGGACAAGATTTAACCCAGTCACAAGATCAA aCTCCCACTACTAGTGCTAATCCTGTCAATGTGCAGATGAGTGGTGACATTGTGCAGAGTAGTGGTGACAACAACAACAATGGGACAAATAAAAGGAAGAGGGACGATTTGGAAGACAGGATTGCTAACTTAGAGAATACTACAAAAGAAGAAGTTGTTAAGAACTTAAAGGAGAAG AATAGTAATACATTGGGAAGTTTAAATTCATTCAACATTCATGTTCCAGAATGGGAAATGGAAAGTGGTTTTAATCCCGAAAAGGTACAAGTACGCCAAGAACCAGCATGGGTAACACTTGGAGGTGAAACTCCTTCACTCACAACACACGTTCCTTCGGCTGAAGAAGTTCTGAATGGTGCATGTGGTGTTCATTTTGATA ATAAATAG